Within the Mycobacterium gordonae genome, the region CACAACACGGCCGGCTGTGTTCGCCGGTACGTCAGCCACCCATCATCATTCGCCACTGGTCGATATTGGCCGGCCGGTACACGTAGTTGGAACGTGTGACTTCCGAGAGCGAGGCGCTTGGGTCGGCCGAGTACCAGTGGCCGGGAAACACCGTCGGGTCGCCGGGAAGCGCCGCGAGTTGCTGCAGGCTGCGGTACATCTCGTCGGAATCGCCCCCGGGAAGTCGGTGCGTCCGCAACCGTCGAGGAAGAGCGTGTCCCCGGCGACCAGCCGCCCGTCCAGCAGGAAACACTGGCTGCCCGGCGTGTGCCCGGGGGTGTGCAACAGCTCGATCTCGACGTCGCCGATGTTGATGCGGTCGCGGTGCTCGTGGGTGGTCAGGTCGCTCATCGGGATCCCGGTGATGCGGGACACCCACAGCGCCTCGTGAGTGTTCACATGAACCGGGACGCTCACCCGTTCCATCAATTCGGCCAGGCCCTTGAGCTCGAAGCCCATCATCGAGCCACCCACATGGTCCGGGTGGTGGTGGGTGACGAGTACGCCCGACAAGTGCATGTCGTCGGCCTCGAGCGCGTCGACCAGATCGCCGGCGGCGTAGGCCGGATCGACCACCATGGCGTCGCCGGTTTCGCGGTCACCGATGAGGTAGGCGAAATTGCGCATTTGGGCCGCAATCACGTCGTTGGCCGCGAAGTCGCGGCCGGAAAGTAACTGCCGGAAGTACAACCGTTCCGAATTCGACACGCCACCAGCCTATGGGGCGGGCGAAAAGGCGTTCAACCTGGCCTTTATACCTATTCCTACCTGCGCCGAGTCGCTAGTATCGGACCATGTTGAAGAGGATCGAAGTCCTACTTGACATGGACCTGGTCGACGAGATTATTCGCCGCTATCACGTGGCCGACCCGCGTGAAGCCGTCAATCTGGCCATGCGGACGATGCTCGACGAGGCAGACAACGCCGAGCCCGGCTCGCACGCTGAGGACTACGACGAGTTCAGTGATCTCAGCGCCTGGTCGTTGCATCGCAACAGCGATACCGGCTGACCGCGCAGCGACGGCTGGCGCAGGTGGTTTGGAGACGCTGTGCGCCAGGCTGTACCCTCTTTTTGGCCCGCGGCAGGTCGTCGCGGCGGGTGAACGGCCCCCTTAGCTCAGTCGGTAGAGCGTTTCCATGGTAAGGAAAAGGTCAACGGTTCGATTCCGTTAGGGGGCTCGGCGGACGCCGAGCAGGTGCGCGGCCCCAGAGGCGGTGTAGCTCAGTTGGTTAGAGCGAACGACTCATAATCGTTAGGTCGCCGGTTCGAGTCCGGCCATCGCTACAAGACACCACAGCACCACAACCGAATACTGAGACTTCGAGAGATTTGAGAGAGAACCGTCATGGCTTCCAGTACCGACGTGCGCCCCAAGGTCACTTTGGCGTGCGAGGTGTGCAAGCACCGCAACTACATCACCAAGAAAAACCGGCGCAACGACCCGGACCGTCTTGAGCTGAAGAAGTTCTGCCCCAACTGCGGTAAACACCAGGGCCACCGCGAAACGCGCTAGCCCCGCAGTCCAAGCCCAACTACAGAGAGTCGACTAGGTAGGTTCGAGAACTGTGGCCCTGTCCGAAAAGATCCTCGGGATGCATTATCGCTATCCCGACCACTACATTGTGGAACGGGAGAAGATCCGCGAGTACGCCACCGCCGTGCAGAATGACGATCCCGCTTTTTACGGTGAGGATGCGGCAGCCGAATTGGGATACGCGGGCCTGGCGGCCCCGTTGTGTTTCATCTCCGTATTCGGCTACAAGGCGCAGTACGCGTTCTTCGAGAACGCCAACATCGCGGTGACGGAGCAGCAGATCGTCCAGGTTGACCAGGTCTTGAAGTTCAAGAAGCCGATCGTCGCGGGCGACAAGCTCTACTGCGACGTTCATGTGGATGCGGTGCGTGAGGCGCACGGCACCCAGATCATCGTGACCAAGAACATCATCACCAACGATGCCGGTGAGATCGTCCAGGAGACGTACACGACCCTGGCGGGCCGTGCCGGCGACGACGGGGAAGTAGGATTTTCGGATGCCTCTGCGTGAGTTCAGTTCGGTGCAGGTGGGTGACCAGCTCCCGGAGCGGGTCTACCCATTGACCCGTCAAGATCTGGTCAATTACGCCGGGGTCTCGGGTGACTTGAACCCGATCCACTGGGACGACGAAATCGCCAAGATGGTCGGCCTGGACACCGCGATCGCGCACGGCATGCTGACGATGGGCATCGGCGGCGGCTACGTCACGTCGTGGGTCGGCGACCCCGGTGCGGTGACGGAGTACAACGTGCGCTTCACCGCGGTGGTCCCGGTGCCCAACGACGGCAAGGGCGCCGAGTTGGTGTTCAGCGGGCGGGTGAAGTCCGTCGACCCGGAGACCAAGTCGGTGACCATCGCGTTGACGGCGACCACCGGCGGCAAGAAGATCTTCGGCCGGGCTGTCGCCTCGGCGAAGCTGGCTTAGCGGATGGCCCTCAAAACAGATATTCGCGGCATGAGCTGGCGGTACCCCGATTACTTCGAGGTGGGCCGCGAGCAGGTCCGGCAATTCTCCCGGTCGATCAAGGCCGACGATCAGGCCTACTACGACGAGGCTGCGGCCACCGAGCTCGGCTACGACCGGATCGTCGCCCCGCTGACCTTCGTGACGATCCTGGCGAAACTCATCCAGGACGATTTCTTCCGCAATGTCGACGTCGGCTTCGAAACTATGCAGATCGTGCAGGTCGACCAGAAGTTCGTCTACCATGCGCCGATTCACGTCGGCGACAAGCTGTACGGCAGCCTGCGCATCGAATCGGTGAACGAGCGGTTCGGCGCCGACATCGTCATGACGAAGAACTTCTGTCACAACCAGGATGGCGTGTTGGTCTTGGAGGCTTTCACGACCTTGATGGGCCACGAAGGCGACAACTCGATTCAGCTCAGGTGGGACAAGGAATCGGGCCAGGTCGTCCGAACCGGGTAATTAGTATCTGGCTCGCGCGTCCATGTACACTCGGGCCTCGGGGTTTTCCCATTACAAGCGCGCTGTCCGTCGGTTCGCGACTGCCGAACGGGGGGCGCGCGAGTCATGTAAGCCCCGGAAATAGGGGCGTAGCTCAACTGGCAGAGCAGCGGTCTCCAAAACCGCAGGTTGCAGGTTCAAGTCCTGTCGCCCCTGCTGAAGGTCGTCCGGCGACGATGCAGGCCGGGGCGGCCTGAAAAGGAGGCGGACCGTATGACTCGCGTGCCATGGTGGACACTGGGAAGTGTGGCCACGCTGAGCGGTACGGCTCGCGAAACAGCTAGCGAACGAAGGAGCGCGCGGTGAGCGACGAAGGCGACGTTGCCGACGACGCCGCAGGCGACGGCGGTGCCGTGGTGACCAAGGCGGTGGCCCGGCCACAGCGACCCACGGGAAAGCGCTCCCGGGTGCGTGCGGTGGAGGCCGAGGACGGCGACGACTCGACCGACGTCGAGGCAGCCGAGAAGAACACGGCCAAGAAGAGCGCGTCCAAGTCCTCGAAGTCTTCGGAGTCATCGAAGGCCAAGTCGACGCAGAAAGACAAGCCGAAGAAGCCGAAGAAGGCCGGTTCGTCCGGCTCGATCAACCCCTTTGCGTTCGTCTACAACTACCTCAAGCAGGTTGTAGCCGAGATGCGGAAGGTGATCTGGCCCAACCGCAAGCAGATGCTCACCTACACGTCGGTGGTGCTGGTTTTCCTGGCCTTCATGGTGGCGCTGGTAGGCGGCGCCGACTTGGGTCTGAGCAAGCTCGTGCTGTTGGTGTTCGGCTGAGACTTGAGAGCGATAGAGAGGACTGAGAACCGTGACGACGTTCGACGGTGATACGTCCGCAGGTGAAGCGGTCGACGTGGACGAGGCTGACGCCCCGCAGGACGCGGCGGCTCCGGCCGAAGATATCGACCCTGCCGCCGCGCTCAAAGCGGAACTGCGCAGCAAGCCCGGTGACTGGTATGTCATTCACTCGTATGCGGGCTACGAGAACAAGGTGAAAGCCAATCTCGAGACCCGCGTGCAGAACCTCGACGTCGGCGACTACATCTTCCAGGTGGAGGTCCCCACCGAAGAGGTCACCGAGATCAAGAACGGCCAGCGCAAGCAGGTCAATCGCAAGGTGTTGCCCGGCTACATCCTGGTGCGCATGGACTTGACCGACGACTCGTGGGCTGCGGTGCGCAACACGCCGGGCGTGACCGGCTTCGTCGGCGCGACGTCGCGTCCGTCGTCGCTCTCGCTCGACGACGTGGTGAAGTTCCTGCTGCCGCCAGGTGCGGCCAAGAAGGCCACCAAGGGGGCGGCCAGTACGGCCGCCGCGGCCGAGACCGGTGGTCTGGAACGTCCCGTTCTCGAGGTCGACTACGAGGTCGGCGAATCGGTGACGGTCATGGACGGGCCGTTCGCGACGCTGCCGGCCACGATCAACGAGGTCAATGCCGAGCAGCAGAAGCTCAAGGTGCTGGTCTCGATCTTCGGCCGTGAGACACCGGTCGAGCTGACCTTCAGCCAGGTGTCCAAGATCTAGCCCTGCAGGGCACCCCCAAGCTTTGCAAAACCAGGAAGGAATGTAGGACAAACTCATGGCCCCGAAGAAGAAGAAAGTCACCGGGCTGATCAAGCTGCAGATCGTTGCCGGACAGGCCAACCCCGCGCCACCCGTCGGCCCGGCGCTCGGTCAGCACGGCGTCAACATCATGGAGTTCTGCAAGGCGTACAACGCTGCCACCGAGAGTCAGCGTGGTCAGGTGATCCCGGTGGAGATCACCGTCTACGAGGACCGCAGCTTCACTTTCGCGCTCAAGACGCCGCCGGCCGCCAAGCTGTTGCTCAAGGCCGCCGGTGTGCCCAAGGGTTCGGCGGAGCCGCACAAGACGAAGGTTGCCAAGGTGACCTGGGACCAGGTGCGTGAGATCGCCGAGACCAAGAAGACCGACCTCAACGCCAACGACATCGACGCGGCCGCCAAGATCATCGCCGGCACCGCCCGCTCGATGGGCATCACGGTCGAATAGCCCGACCCCGAACGCGTGGGAGGGCCAGCTCCGGCCCGTCAACCACGAACCCAACACCAGATTGGATTGAGAAATGAGCAAGACCAGCAAGGCATACCGCGCTGCCGCCGAGAAGGTGGACCGCAGCAACCTCTACACCCCGTTGCAGGCCGCGCGGCTCGCCAAGGAGACGTCGTCGACAAAGCAGGACGCGACCGTCGAGGTGGCGATCAGGCTCGGCGTCGACCCGCGCAAGGCCGACCAGATGGTGCGCGGCACGGTCAACCTCCCGCACGGTACCGGTAAGACCGCCCGAGTCGCCGTCTTCGCCGTCGGCGAGAAGGCCGACGCTGCCGTCGCCGCCGGAGCCGATGTGGTGGGCAGCGACGACCTGATCGAGAAGATCCAGGGGGGCTTCCTGGATTTCGACGCCGCGATCGCGACGCCCGATCAGATGGCCAAGGTCGGGCGGATCGCTCGGGTGCTCGGTCCGCGAGGCCTGATGCCGAACCCCAAGACCGGCACCGTCACTCCAGATGTTGCCAAGGCCGTCGCCGACATCAAGGGCGGCAAGATCAACTTCCGGGTGGACAAGCAGGCCAACCTGCACTTCGTGATCGGCAAGGCGTCGTTCGACGAGAAGAAGCTCGCCGAAAACTACGGGGCCGCGCTGGACGAGGTGCTGCGGCACAAGCCGTCGTCGTCCAAAGGCCGCTACCTGAAGAAGGTGACCGTGTCCACGACGACCGGCCCCGGTATCCCGGTTGACCCGTCGATCACACGCAACTTCACCGCCGAAGCGGAGTAGGCGGCGCGTTCGGCGCGTGTGCGGCCTTCCCGCGAGCAGCTATCTGGGGGGCTGCGCCCCGCGGTGGAGGATGAAAATTAGTGCGGCGCGTTCGGCCTGGTGAGGTGGTTGCGCAGCGAGTCGGGCGGGTCGACCCTTGAGGGGTGTTTCGGTTGACCCCGTTGCGTCTGTGTTGCTCTGAGCACGCCGAGCAGCTTGGGGCTGGAGAGCACCCCTGTGTTGGTTGCGGGGGCGGTGGATTGTTGCCTGTGAGCACGCGAGAGAGACTCCTGTTTTGTTTTCGCTCTCCCCGAAACACCCTTGATAGCACGTGTTTTGGAGGTGAGTAATCATGGAAGTCGTTTATGCGCGGTGCGCGGCCCTCGACGTTTCCAAGAAGGACGCCAAGGCATGTATCCGTGTTCAGGGGCAGGGCCGACGGGCGACGTCGACGACGGTGACCACGTGGGGCTCGATGACCAACGAGATCCTGGCGTTGCGCGAGCATCTGGTGGCCGAGCACGTTGAGTGTGTGGTGATCGAGTCCACCTCGGACTACTGGAAACCGTTTTACTACCTGCTCGAAGAGCAGTTGAACGTGACCCTGGTCAACGCCAAAGCGGCACGCAACGTCCCCGGCCGCAAGACCGATGTCTCCGACGCGGCGTGGCTGGCCGATCTGGGAGCCCATGGGCTGTTGCGCGCATCGTTCGTGCCGCCACCGCCGATTCGGGTGTTGCGCGACCTGACCCGGGCGCGCACCGTGATTACCCGCGAGCGCACCAAAGAGATCCAGCGGCTCGAAAAGCTACTGGAAGACACTGGGATCAAACTCTCCGCGGTGGCCTCAGAGATCATCGGCGTCTCGGGGCGGGCGATGCTCGAAGCGCTGTGTGCCGGCCAGCGCGATCCGGCGACGCTCGCCGATCTAGCCAAAGGGACCCTGCGCAAGAAGATCCCGCAGCTCACCGACGCGCTGCGTGGGCGATTCACCGACCATCACGCGTTTATGGTGCGGTTATACCTTGACCGCCTCGATGCCCACGACGCCGACCTCGCCCGTCTTGATGAGCGCATCGAGGAGGTGATCGAACCTTTTTGCGCGACCCGGGAACTGCTGATGAGTATCCCGGGGTGGTCTGAGCTGGTCGCCACTGTGTTCATCGCCGAAACCGGCGGCGATATGAGCGTGTTTCCCACCGCCGGGCATTTGGCGTCCTGGGCCGGGGTGGTGCCGGGCTGTAACGAATCCGCGGGCCGGGTCAAATCGGCGTCCATCCTGCCCGGTAACCGTCACCTCAAAGCCGCACTTGGTGTTGCGGCCCTGTCGGCGGCCCGCAGCAACGACACCTACTACAGCGTCCGCTACCGACGTATCGCCGGCACTCACCGACCCCTACCCAAGCGCCATAACCAGAACAAACCCAAGCGCCGCTCATCAACCGGCCAGATCGCTTTGGTTGCCCTCGAACACAAGATGCTCACCGACGCCTACAACATGCTGATCAATGGCGCCTTCTACCAGGATCCAGGACCCGACTACTACACCCGGCACAACCCTGGGCAGACCAAAGCCAAAGCAATCAAGCAACTGGAGAATCTTGGCTACAACGTCATTCTCGAACCGCTCACCGGAGCTGCCTAACACCGGCACCCCAATCACGCACCAACTTTGGGTCACCACATTTTCGAGAGAGACACAAAAGCACCCCGGAGCGAATGTTGCGGGGTGCTTTTGTGTCTGCTCGGCAGGGAAACTGGAACCCGTTGGCCACGACATCAGGCGGCGCGTGGGTGATCGGCAAGGCGACATCGGCATTCGTCGTTTCTTCCCGTAGCGAGCGGAAGCCCTGCGCTCGACTCGCTACCTGCCCTCAAACGGCGCAGCCCCCGATCCGACCGGCTAGGCGGCCGCCCCAGGCTTGAGATAGGTCACCAGGCTCACGTCGAGCATCTCGTCGTCGAAGTAGTGCTCGCAACCACGCAGATACTTCATGTACCGCTCGTAGACCTCTTGCGAGGTCACCTCGATGGCCTTCTCCCGGTTGGACTCCAGGGTGTCGCCCCAGATGTGCAGTGTCTTGATGTAGTGGGGGCGCAGCGAAACTGGTGCGGGTACAACGAATCCGGCCTTCTCGCCATGCTCGACCATCATCTCCGTGGACGGCAGCCGGCCACCCGGGAAGATCTCGGTCACGATGAATTTGATGAAGCGCACCGTCTCGAAGGTGATCCGCTTGCCGCGGGCCGCCATGTCATACGGGTGATAGCTCACGCTGCTCTGCACGGTCATCCGGCCGTCCTCGGGCATGATGTCGAAACAGCGCTTGAAGAAGTCGTCGTAGTTCTCGTGCCCGAAGTGCTCGAAGGCCTCGATGGAGACGATCCGGTCGACCGGTTCGTTGAAGTCCTCCCAGCCGTGCAGGAGCACCCGCCGGGAGCGGTCGGTGTCGATCGCGTCGAGCACCTGTTGGGAGCGGGCGTGCTGGTTCTTGGACAGGGTGAGACCGATGACGTTGACGTCGTACTTCTCGACGGCGCGCTTCATGGTGGTGCCCCAGCCGCAGCCGATGTCCAGCAGCGTCATACCCGGCTTCAGATCCAGCTGCTCCAGGTTCAGGTCGACCTTGGCGATCTGGGCTTCCTCCAGGGAGATGTCCCACGGCTCGAAGTAGGCGCAGCTGTAGGTCCGAGTCGGGTCCTGGAACAATGCGAAGAAGTCGTCGGAGACGTCGTAGTGCGCCTGGATGTCGTCAAACTGGGTGGGCTTGGTCATGGCACCGGTCGGTTTCTCGGCCATTGCTGTGGTGTTTCTCCTGGATCATGTGGCGCTACCTGATCGCGCGCACGGGTCCTAGATCTCTGACGTGCAACACTACCCGATCCGGCGGTACCGGCTTACCGGCTCGGGAGGCTGGCGGATGCCCCTCTCCGGCACCCCGATGCCTACTTCTGCAGGGTGAAGTGGTGGCAGTCGATGTAGCCGATCCGGAAGGACTCGGCGCAGCCGGTCAGGTACCTCATGTAGCGCTCATAGGTCTCTTCGGACTGGATTGCGATGGCCTCGTCTTTGTGCGCCAGCAGGGCTTCGGCCCAGAAGTCGAGCGTTCTGGCGAAGTGCAGCTGCAGCGACTCGACGTGGGTCACGGTGAAGCCGGCCCTGGCCGCGTGGTCGTGCACCTTCTCGATCGACGGCAGCCGGCCGCCCGGGAAGATCTCCGTCACGATGAACTTGATGAACCGGGCCATCTCGAACGTCACGGGCATGCCGCGCTCGACGATCTGGCCACCGGTCAGGCCGGTGATCGAATGCAGCAGCATCTTCCCGTCGTCGGGCAGTGCCTTATAAACGAACGTGAAGAAGTCGTCGTAGCGCTGAAAACCGAAGTGCTCCAACGCCTCAATCGTGATGATCCGGTCGACCGGCTCGTCGAACTCACCCCAGTCGCTGAGCAGTACCCGGTGGGAACGGTTCGAGTCGACTTCGTCGAGCAGTTTCTCGCAATACATGTGCTGGTTCTTCGACAGGGTCAGCCCGATGACGTTGACGTCGTACTTCTCCAACGCGCGCTTCATCGTCGAACCCCAGCCGCAGCCCACATCGAGCAGGG harbors:
- a CDS encoding type II toxin-antitoxin system VapB family antitoxin encodes the protein MLKRIEVLLDMDLVDEIIRRYHVADPREAVNLAMRTMLDEADNAEPGSHAEDYDEFSDLSAWSLHRNSDTG
- the rpmG gene encoding 50S ribosomal protein L33; the encoded protein is MASSTDVRPKVTLACEVCKHRNYITKKNRRNDPDRLELKKFCPNCGKHQGHRETR
- the hadA gene encoding (3R)-hydroxyacyl-ACP dehydratase subunit HadA; its protein translation is MALSEKILGMHYRYPDHYIVEREKIREYATAVQNDDPAFYGEDAAAELGYAGLAAPLCFISVFGYKAQYAFFENANIAVTEQQIVQVDQVLKFKKPIVAGDKLYCDVHVDAVREAHGTQIIVTKNIITNDAGEIVQETYTTLAGRAGDDGEVGFSDASA
- the hadB gene encoding (3R)-hydroxyacyl-ACP dehydratase subunit HadB, whose translation is MPLREFSSVQVGDQLPERVYPLTRQDLVNYAGVSGDLNPIHWDDEIAKMVGLDTAIAHGMLTMGIGGGYVTSWVGDPGAVTEYNVRFTAVVPVPNDGKGAELVFSGRVKSVDPETKSVTIALTATTGGKKIFGRAVASAKLA
- the hadC gene encoding (3R)-hydroxyacyl-ACP dehydratase subunit HadC; the encoded protein is MALKTDIRGMSWRYPDYFEVGREQVRQFSRSIKADDQAYYDEAAATELGYDRIVAPLTFVTILAKLIQDDFFRNVDVGFETMQIVQVDQKFVYHAPIHVGDKLYGSLRIESVNERFGADIVMTKNFCHNQDGVLVLEAFTTLMGHEGDNSIQLRWDKESGQVVRTG
- the secE gene encoding preprotein translocase subunit SecE; protein product: MSDEGDVADDAAGDGGAVVTKAVARPQRPTGKRSRVRAVEAEDGDDSTDVEAAEKNTAKKSASKSSKSSESSKAKSTQKDKPKKPKKAGSSGSINPFAFVYNYLKQVVAEMRKVIWPNRKQMLTYTSVVLVFLAFMVALVGGADLGLSKLVLLVFG
- the nusG gene encoding transcription termination/antitermination protein NusG produces the protein MTTFDGDTSAGEAVDVDEADAPQDAAAPAEDIDPAAALKAELRSKPGDWYVIHSYAGYENKVKANLETRVQNLDVGDYIFQVEVPTEEVTEIKNGQRKQVNRKVLPGYILVRMDLTDDSWAAVRNTPGVTGFVGATSRPSSLSLDDVVKFLLPPGAAKKATKGAASTAAAAETGGLERPVLEVDYEVGESVTVMDGPFATLPATINEVNAEQQKLKVLVSIFGRETPVELTFSQVSKI
- the rplK gene encoding 50S ribosomal protein L11 is translated as MAPKKKKVTGLIKLQIVAGQANPAPPVGPALGQHGVNIMEFCKAYNAATESQRGQVIPVEITVYEDRSFTFALKTPPAAKLLLKAAGVPKGSAEPHKTKVAKVTWDQVREIAETKKTDLNANDIDAAAKIIAGTARSMGITVE
- the rplA gene encoding 50S ribosomal protein L1 — its product is MSKTSKAYRAAAEKVDRSNLYTPLQAARLAKETSSTKQDATVEVAIRLGVDPRKADQMVRGTVNLPHGTGKTARVAVFAVGEKADAAVAAGADVVGSDDLIEKIQGGFLDFDAAIATPDQMAKVGRIARVLGPRGLMPNPKTGTVTPDVAKAVADIKGGKINFRVDKQANLHFVIGKASFDEKKLAENYGAALDEVLRHKPSSSKGRYLKKVTVSTTTGPGIPVDPSITRNFTAEAE
- a CDS encoding IS110 family RNA-guided transposase; amino-acid sequence: MEVVYARCAALDVSKKDAKACIRVQGQGRRATSTTVTTWGSMTNEILALREHLVAEHVECVVIESTSDYWKPFYYLLEEQLNVTLVNAKAARNVPGRKTDVSDAAWLADLGAHGLLRASFVPPPPIRVLRDLTRARTVITRERTKEIQRLEKLLEDTGIKLSAVASEIIGVSGRAMLEALCAGQRDPATLADLAKGTLRKKIPQLTDALRGRFTDHHAFMVRLYLDRLDAHDADLARLDERIEEVIEPFCATRELLMSIPGWSELVATVFIAETGGDMSVFPTAGHLASWAGVVPGCNESAGRVKSASILPGNRHLKAALGVAALSAARSNDTYYSVRYRRIAGTHRPLPKRHNQNKPKRRSSTGQIALVALEHKMLTDAYNMLINGAFYQDPGPDYYTRHNPGQTKAKAIKQLENLGYNVILEPLTGAA
- the mmaA4 gene encoding hydroxymycolate synthase MmaA4 — its product is MAEKPTGAMTKPTQFDDIQAHYDVSDDFFALFQDPTRTYSCAYFEPWDISLEEAQIAKVDLNLEQLDLKPGMTLLDIGCGWGTTMKRAVEKYDVNVIGLTLSKNQHARSQQVLDAIDTDRSRRVLLHGWEDFNEPVDRIVSIEAFEHFGHENYDDFFKRCFDIMPEDGRMTVQSSVSYHPYDMAARGKRITFETVRFIKFIVTEIFPGGRLPSTEMMVEHGEKAGFVVPAPVSLRPHYIKTLHIWGDTLESNREKAIEVTSQEVYERYMKYLRGCEHYFDDEMLDVSLVTYLKPGAAA
- a CDS encoding cyclopropane mycolic acid synthase family methyltransferase — encoded protein: MSNNLTRARSRRENNDDVQAHYDISNEFFELFTDPTRTYSCAYFQRDDMTLEEAQIAKLDLALGKLGLEPGMTLLDVGCGWGSTMKRALEKYDVNVIGLTLSKNQHMYCEKLLDEVDSNRSHRVLLSDWGEFDEPVDRIITIEALEHFGFQRYDDFFTFVYKALPDDGKMLLHSITGLTGGQIVERGMPVTFEMARFIKFIVTEIFPGGRLPSIEKVHDHAARAGFTVTHVESLQLHFARTLDFWAEALLAHKDEAIAIQSEETYERYMRYLTGCAESFRIGYIDCHHFTLQK